Part of the Benincasa hispida cultivar B227 chromosome 11, ASM972705v1, whole genome shotgun sequence genome, TCCCATTGTTGTCACAGAGACAACTTGCTCAGTTCCTACACACATCGTCATTTCCTCGGCCTCCAATTTCTCCCAGAAAccaattccctgaaatgaagaacaaacgtagttagtggcgcctgaatctattatctaggatgaattatcattctccactaaacaagtctccaacacaagtaaatcgtatttaccttgcttggccttcttcttttctgccaagtacttgggacaattccttttccaatttccttcatggttgcaatggaaaagTATTCCCTTTGCAATCTTGGtcttcttgcccttttgggtAGCAACTGGTGGGTTACTTTTCCCctttccatctttcttttttttccactttttgaTGCCGGAAAAGGAAggtacaaacttagttccagaggttgaACCTCTAAAGAACTTTTTGAAGAATGAGGCAACATTTTTCTTACCCTTTTGTTCCTTTACTTTCATCAAGTATGGGAAATACTACAACTTGTTGAACATGGTagttaggttgtagtcaatcatgTTCATAACAGTATTACTACGGAACTATAAGAAACTTTCATATTTATAGGATAAAGCTAACATAACTGGCTTCATCAATGACAGACCCGTTCATCTCCAtgacattaaagtggaccatcatgttgagaatatGCTCTCGAACAGCAGCCCCCTCTTTCatatgggcattgaagatgaatttaagaATGTCTTGTCTGAGCTGTGTcaacggttgtccaaacatttttcgtagggactccatgagcTCATAGgcagtgagcatgggctcatgctttttgGTCAAGACTTCAAAAAGGATTGCTAAGATATATGCTCGAgccttttcattttcccttACTCAGCGCTCGTAAGACTCCTAAATGTTTTGAGCGGCAGTTTGAGCTaggactggaggacattcctccaccaagaaaaatctcaaataatCGATGAACATAACTATATTAATAATGTTTTTCCAGGGGATGTAATTATTGCCAATTAATTGATCAACGGTGAGCATATTTAACATTACGaaagtcattttggaaaaatgttgaaacatacaatttatttatgttaGTATTCCATACAAGACCCATTTTGGAAAAACTAATCAAGTTtcgcaaaataatttaatgcacccTATCCTTTTCTGACATTGgagtaaagagtcatgcaaatgccatccatagggggacacaagcaaaggtgcctcgagcccgagcatgaaaatttactacaaactaatagAAGAGatcgtgggatgtgttgacacacgtcagactcccacttactataaacactgtctcaattcaccttggtattgacttaTACAAACAACACTCGTAGGGAGATACAAGAAAAGGTGTCTTGAGGTCGAGTATAGATCTTACGATGTGAACTGtgaaggagaaacgtgaaaagaaaaaatgaagtataATATACCCATTTTTCTCCCATGAATGTTTTACTTAGGGtaaatttaacttagaaaaatacggctaattatttctactaagtgattgtttaattttgcccaaaagtaacacttactttggatctataaagcacaaatacttcatgtgaggcaaagaatccgtatcagacacgtatcggatactgatacttccagatacttttcatatacgtatctgacacgtgatttgacgtatctatttctacacgtacctttttttaaagaaaaaagacaagcaactcatctaatctttctcaatctaagactaagcaacctatttaaaaagctcactactcgagtccaaaactaaaaggaaacaaataaataaaagaccaaaccctagaatTATCtgatcttcatcttcacatttgagtccccacaaagtccaccaaaatataaaccatttggatatcttcaacaattcaatgaagaagttcttcgtttatcttcatacttctccctttaatcttcttcttcttattctttgtaatatgagcacttttctattgcattttattaactattgtacttcaacatcttagatgttactttttttatattgtatttcaatgtttgtattctattttgttctattggtattaacttgtatgctaaatttatctatatcctagattgttttaagaaaaagaaaatgtatcttcaatatATCAGTATcctagttttttagaaatatatatattaaaaaatgactTATCTTTATACGTattcgtatcttagttttttagaaattgacaaaTCGTCATATCTGATCGTATCTGTATCGTGTAACTGTATCTGTGTCTATGCTTTATAGCTTTgcatagttaaacaattttgtttaatgttcatcaaacattttaacaaactttaatcaacaattgcatgtttgtagaaaatctatctaattcactttccAGGTTAGTTCCCAAGTAGATGTGTTCTATTTCCGTCAATTTAAATACCACAGCCTAAatagaactagccttagaccaaggtcccttatagatacgtttgttacaatttttaatcttttaattaaaacctatttaatcctattaaactgattaaaaagattaaactattttctaatctcattagaaacattgtgatcttaggtctacgtgaatcatattttaaactatttataaaaatgatttaacctaagtttgcatacaattctgaattattgattttaatttctaatttcatttaattataaagattataaaataaatgaaacaactTAAAATCATACATTGAATTTAATGAcatacttaataaaattatctagagcaatgtcatgcttcatgcaattcccatttcattacttaagatacataacacttatatactaaagtaatgaaattcaaataataacattcatacatacatccaactatatattatagcctttataacataaattatgcatgacaatgttattatgcatgcaaacattatattgtaacacttatattatataaggcatgctataaaaataaatcatgcaattatattataacatttataatactcacgatgcatgactaatgcataacctatggttggattttactatatgatatatataaatgagattaaaccatacatcaaatgcataatttaaagaacaatttATGGACCGAGATTGGActcttaaacaattaattaaattagtataacatttatattaatttaattaattaaaaaactaactattacatcaAATAATAATCAAATCAGTTCAAAACAGGTGAACCAGGCCTTGAACCGCATGAACTGGATCGCCCAGCACTCGAACCACCCACGAACCAGTCGTTGAATCGCGCCTTTCGTCTCGAAACATTGCAGCATTGTGacctagcattgcaatgctaacaaaaaagattataaaagaaattagggtttagtcACACTTACCCTTAAAGCCAATAATTCTTCAACGATCTTCTCCCCACGAACGTTCAcgaataaaaaatcaaaatggccaccacaacaaaattttcctctgtattctccgAAGAGGTTGAGAATCAGCAGAAGTGTATGGGCTCTGCTATTTAAAAGAGAGGGATGAAGATTTAGTAGAGAGGAATTTTTCTGGGAGAATGCTTAACTACCCACTACCACGATCTTTCTGAGTGTATAAatttagtaatatatatataataatcaacttatttatataactatatgttatatcaaatataacacatagcTTATAGTTtacgttatatcaaatataatataatttatagttttaatactcTCAATAGTTCactgtatttaatacaaatctaatttatattaaatttaattatatgaatctcatccatataattagtatttaaatcatattcaaatatttaattcctctcaaaataagctttattttacaatgtatcaaatatattatattaatcatatcatatataattaatttccttaattaatttgaacaattcaaattaatccaaaattaattttcaataatcccagttgagctacaaatgggaccttatggaagctccaatggtacttgaatattaattaaaatattttaattaaattactcaacatccattaacttttGGTCacaccactaaagaccgacagttgcactctttgtactacaaatatatttctgggtccattagatataaccagtcaatagttcAATGATCCTTCATAAagtgcttgtaagtacagctgagcaaaattatcgttttgcccctgtagttacatctaacttgttaagtaccattgacccctctaatgaataataagtcatagtccaactatgacaaaACCCCTCCGGGCTAAGAGAGGGTAtagtgccacattgttcaagccccggaatcagtctttaaaggagtaatttatctacttaccccaacattagggaatgagtgaattccttcttgtgtagctgtgttcccaattccccaatcagacgaattctcgaaatagtaggcttattgagtcagtgatctgaccactctcacccatacaaatcaaatgactgccttcataggcagaagttcacaactcactcagaattcatgTCATGTCACTTATCGTCATCCTggttgaaatgtaagtctctattattgatggcgttatataatgagactattcactTCATGGTCTAGTATTATACAAACCCCTTTTtatagaataccctcgctcacatgtctctacatgaatgattagatcaaatcatttgtagcacttcacaacaattgtaacatctacaaagcgagtaatatttgtagtgtcaccaagataaggtacccagccttatccatctactataaactatttaggttatcacttaaacatgatctacctgtatgtctctacatatatgtttacgCTATAGAATAACCTCAGAtgtaagtttattggttttgtgggttaatgttactaaatgtcgaataaaatacctcatatttttattaaataaataaattatttgtgcattataattacaaactacagaacaaaTGAGagttagggcatcaaccccaacacaacaTTTGGCCTCCTAAGGCTTCTGATATTCCTTTCCTGGAGGATCTTCAGATACCAGAAGGTGGTCTGCTGCTTCCCACTGAGTTGGGTACTCGCATCCTACGAATTTTGTATATCGAGTCTTGCTCTCTGACCACGATTATTTGTGATTTGACTGAAATATTGAGTGTTGAAATTTATGTCTTGGTTCATCTCCTCAGATTTTCACTTCCTTGATCTAGTGTGGATCCTCCTTCGGCTGATTGATTTTCTTCTTGGCAAAAAGGGGAGATAATTATGTGGTTTTGTGTTGGTTTGTTGGTGTCGATTGTTTTGATGTTTCGATCTGGTTTTGTGGTTGCGGCTTTACTGATGTTTGTTTTCGGTGCCTTGGTTAGACTGTTTTGTTTCTGTTATTGTCCGGACTGTAATGTGTGTTCTCGCAATGAAGTGTTTGGTTTCTTCTCATTTctacccaattttttttttttttttgccaaaaagaaaatattatgtCAAAGGGGAAGTTTGTTATTGTTGTGGTTGGCAAATAATCTTTTCTTTTATCATGTTGGATTTTTTGTCTCTAACTTTTGTAATGTTGGGGTTAATGGCCTAAATCTTgtagagtcctatagtttgtgaactttgtatgaacaaactcttatgtgattaataatatatgattttttattcactttgtctataaaatatgtgatattttagttgcattatccacaaaccaataaactaacatccaaggttatctttgtaacttaaacatatatgtggagacatacatgtggatcatgtttaagtgataacctaaatggtctgtagtagatggataaggctgggtaccttatcctagtgacactacgagtatggcccactttgtaggtgttacaagtgttgtaaagtgctacaaatgatttgatcctaatcattcatgtattagacatgcgagcagggatattctatacaaaggagtttgtataagaccagaccatgaaatgtttagtctcattatataacatcgttcataatagagactttcatttcaccaggatgaccataggtaacatgacctaaatcctgagtgagttgtgaactcttccTATGAGGCCGGTCCttcgatttgtatgggtgagaatggcaatatcgccgactcaacaaacctaccattttggggattcgtctgattgaggagttgggaacacagctacacatgatggaattcattccttccccgacgcaggggtaagtagataaactgctcccttaaggactgatttcgggtcttaaacaatatggcgccacaccttctcatggcccgagagtcatagtgagactatgatctattgttcattagaagaatcagtggtacttaaggagttagatgtaaatacaggcgcaaaacggtaatttggcctagctatacttacaagcaatttgtgaaaggtcatcgtactattgattggttatatccaatggacacagaaatatatctgtagtgcaaaaagtgcagttgtcgatctttagtggagtgcgtgacaattaacagatggtggataatgtaattaaagagtttaattaattattcatgtaccgttagagcttcaagctataggtccatgaggtccccttgatagctcaaaaggatttagttgagaatcaatttttttgttaatttgaattgttcaaattaataagagggaatttagttatatatgatataattgttataatgtatttaatacattattatttattcgaaagaaataaatatttgaatgggattcaaatatattttttatgaatgcaattcacagttgttaaatttaatataaatatgatttatattaaatgctataaaatagagaaaatgaactatagtttatattatatatgatacaatattaaaactataggttatgtgttatatttgatataacatatagtttaatataaatataatatgataggttagttatcatatttatttatattattttattattttgaataataaatttctattttttctccaaccaccttagtggattgttaattggttttatggcaaaaaggaattaaaagaaaataagtttttttcttCTACCTACACGACACAGAAGACTACAGGATTGGAAGGCTGCTATACGATTGAAGTttattgtctatacgatagagctttCACAGAAACGTTTTGTGTCTTCTTTAATCTtattcctcctccaaactcaaacaatccctcctaaccaaaatagtcaaagtccaccactcctagattctcaccctgagaataccaaaggttcACTCTGGTAGTGTCTCTATTTGGTTCatgaagttcttgaagaaggtcttcaagttttTGCTGAGTTCGAGGCTCATGACTGTTCAAGGGATTTACAAgaagaaagattcttcaaacgtgtaaatgcatatcttgtatgtttactgtaaatttagttttcaataaaaatggaatttagacAACCCGTTTCTGCTCAAGGATCTTTTATAAAATGAGTTCCTTCAAGTAAGATCCTTTCTTTATCGGTGTTAATCTGCTGgaagatttttttccttctttactGCTACTGGTTATGGCCTGTTGACCTTATAAATGagatatatttatttagttttttggGATGTTTTAGGTTAGCCACCTATACTATTTGATTAGAGCTTTCTTGTTCAAAAAAGTTTGGTGAAGAAATTGTGGGATTGTACGTGAATTACCTTTGTGAAATTAAGCAGACGTTCTCAAAAGCAGgctctggaaaaaaaaaaaccagtcGTTTGTAGAGTTGTTAAAGACGTCaggtgagtggttattcatCTGAAAGTGAAAAGAAGGTGAGATCATTGATGCGACAACAgttttagggggagcctaactTGCTCACTAGTAATTCAGTTATGTGTATGCAAAGATTATGTAATTTTAGTTGAAATGTAGGTTATAGAACCAAATTACATACTAGTGAATTTTTTCTCATCTAGGCATAGAGCCTTCCAAACGTAAATGTGATTACATCGAACtggattaataaattttggtgTTTTCTATCTTTCTCTTATCTCtaccaaatgttgtttttgtcTGTGACATCTTTCTTGGCTTACAACATCATTGTGATTCATCcttctttatttcaatttgtttGATTATTTACTTCTTAGGAGTGTTTTCAATAACCAAGTAAGGTTTTGAAAACTAGTACCTTGTCTTGTAATcaatcttttggtttttgaaactTAAGCTTATTATAAATACTAATAGCTTCCACCTAttagtttctttattttgttattctCGTTTTCCACTAATGTTTAACAAaattaagccaaattttgaaaagtaaaaaagtgaatcaatttagactctttATTTAGATTAACTTTGAAAAGCGTCCATACATCAACTCTCACATGTGTGTAGATTTCTTCAAATGTTGGATTAACAAAATTGTCAACTATAATTGATGCATGgacaattttcaaagaaaatccTTACCGAAAATCTAAACCGATTCACTTATGAAAATCTAGAGGTTTAAtggataaaattataagttttatatgATATTCATCGAAATGAAACATAATGGAGGGTATGAATTGATACACTTAcgaaagttcaaggtttaaattcaTACAATAAATATTAATTCATGGCTTAGATTTATACAACCACCAAAATTTAGAGgtataaaaattgatattttcttttctaaaaatttataGGTTTGGTCCCTCTATTTCCAATACAAAACTGTCCAATAAGTTGGAATTGAAAAAGTTTCCAGTTTCTAATCGGTTTCGTAGAtgtggttttttgttttttgttttttttttttttaacttcaagTATCTAGTTAGTAGACattgaattgaaaattcaatCTATCAGACATTTTTTATAACTTAAAACCTTAGTAAATATAATCATAGAATTATGGaccaaacttataatttaatcataaacaaataaagggtagttgttttaaatgataaaattgttgaaatattttcaaatataacaaaatgttattgtctatcaatgatagataccAACAAACATCGATAAATATTCATTAGTATCTATCGTTGTCTATTactaatagacaatgatattttattatatttatgaataaattaactcattttactatatttgaagtCCATCAATAAATCAAAGTTGTTTTCCTATCACTAAGAAGCAAAATTTGTTGATTGACAATGATTATCAAGAAGGTAAGCAAGTACTATTGAATGATCGGGTATGACGCTTCCTATCGTAGGCTTTCCCAAGGACCAATAAGCATTCGACATGGCGATGAAAGTGGGGCCGTATGAATTTCCAAACTACTCtataatttgaaatgaaattgaGTCGAATTGTAAGCTCCAATCCCATCCCTGATTCAAGCTTGTCTTCCATGTCCCTCCCCGCACCGTACATTGGCTTATTACTGGTGCCCACGCTTAAGTGAAACGTCGTCGTTCCACTCTCAGCATACAATCTTGGACCCTAATAACCCACATAAATtattaagattaaattgattgttGCTGAGCTTAAttagtcaaaattttaaattttagggtaaaaaatcaaatttcaacaGCTAACTAATTTTCataggaaaattcttataaataaaaaaaattacaaaaattctAAAAGTGGTTTGTACTTtataactttttattataaagtgtaaatatttttaaatatttttatatttaaaaatgaccTATTTTCATATgaggattaaaaaaatatataaaaggtAGGATAAATGCATATAGTGTAGGCGAAACTGAGAGTTGGAAAGTGAaaccataaaattaaaataaaataaaacactcTATTCTTGTCCAAAAAATTGAAGCATGTAGGTTGCATACTCTATACATAAGTTTTCAagactatttttaaatttaaaacaaaaataataatttattcaaaattcatGTCTGATCCAAATGGCTCAAGTTCAATCCAATTTTTACCCATCAAGTAAGGCTATGGGCCTATGTTTGAGAAGTTGGGTTGGCTCAAGTCTGATCCAAACAGTGTTTGAGGCCCGTAAAGTTTAGGCTCGAGCCAAATTTGGGCCTTTAATTCTTTGGGTTGGACTAGCACAACTTGACCTAATGATGAGGTTGAATCGTGAGTATTCAACTAATAAAAGTTTcgtttatttcaaattttcatttgaatttcAAACTCTCCAACTTATATACCATCGTCCATCGTGGACATGTTCAAATGCCACGTGAAAGGGTTTAACTATCCATGGGGGTAGTTTATGCAAAAATTTAGACATTATAGAATGAGAAATTTATGTAGAGTTGAATTTCATTCTCATATTAACTAAATCATTGCTCTAAAATCACATCTTCTTCATGACTTTAATTGAAGCTCACTTGGGTTTGCTCTTAAATTCTTTCCAAAAAATTtctttatactaaaaaaaataaaaaaaaaataaactttccATGACAAAATAATCAAAAGCCAAAATAAGGAGAAGAGGAGAAAAAGGGTCCtaaaatctaaaaagaaaaaaaaaacacgtgtttaacattttttaaaatttttcgtAGTACACTTGACAATAACCATTTATAACTAATGTAAGCAAAAATTTATCGTCGATAATAAATTATTgtcattaaaaaatttattgtgACATTTTTTTAAGTGTCATTGATACTCTTACTTTGATATTCGATATAATGACGGAAAATAACGAttacaaatattaattgtaaTAGCTTTTAGATATCATGGTCTTTGTTTATTCTTTTTGGTAGTGTTAAAAGAGTAATAATAGAGAATAATGAGGGCTTACTTGTGAAGTTGCAATAGGAAGAGGCCCAAAAGACATATGAAGAGATGGAGGAAGGATGTGAAGGCCAAAAAGCTTAGAATGGTTGTCCACAATTACATCCATTGTGCAATTGCATGTTAGAATCTTAGTTCCAACTCCTGTTTTGTCCACTCCTTCCCCTAGCATAAACTCTTCTATTTCTCCCACCTGCATCCATCCTCTATTTTcttcaataacatttattttcatcatttctcttcattttttatttcgTGTCTAATACGTCATTATCATTATTAATAATATTCACTTTCATCATTCGATAtcaattttggttaaaaaatgtGCATATCGACGATGTATTAAATGTTGTAATGGCAGTGGTAAAAAAAAGGTATAATAACATAGATTAAATTACCATTTCAGTCctttatatttcaaatattatttcattttagttcttgtattttgaataaatcttttaaaaaatttaataagtttaaaatttaatctataaaaataattaaattaatgaagagaaataaaaagaaaaatagttttgagCACGTGTATTTTCAACATTGACACATGATAtattgaagttaaaaaaaaaaaaaaaaaaacaaataaacatatGATTTAATCTCTAATAATTgattatgtatgtatgtatgtatgtgtgtataGTTTTAATTTAGCATGCTTATTTGAATCATTTAAATTGTAATCCcttgtatttaaaaataattcaattataccttaattattttttttaactcctCATCTAACATTTTCAGAAATTATGAAAAATCCTTTTATTCTCTGATAACCTTattcatattttgaaattttctatcaaataTACTAAGTTTTATATGTTTATCATCCGTCATTATTAATATTCAACAacgaaaaaatatataattgaaaataatGGATCGATTTATCTTATTTATGAATACAAatatgaagaaaagaaaaagttaatgcatacattatttatttcaaaaaacatagaaaaaaaatatatcattctAGCTAATCCTACTTTCTTACATTTTCATAAATGTAATgataaatatttaatgaaaaataagattCTCATTGAAGAACAACATCTATATGAAATGCAACCATAAAAATGTgtcataataatatatatatatataaagttccTAATATATTAACATTCACAGGATCCAAATATACGgcgaaaatatatctatatatacaaatatttcaatatttatatACTAATATATTAACATTCAAAGGAAAAGgcaaaaattattttagaaaagaaaatatatctatacaATACTATCTCTATCTTTTATGACATATATAGACACAAATAGAGGTCTATCGTAGTCTGTTGTCATCTATCATAGATAAACAGTAAAATTTtaccatatttataaatattttaacttattttcttatatttaaaaatagtcaaaatatatatatataaacaaaaaaaaatagggaaaaCAAAATTACCTTAACAGAAATGATTGGTGAGGGAGGATTAGTGACAATGTAAAAGACAAGCAAAGCAATTCCCATACTGAAGATTGCCCTCCAACTCAACTGCAAGCAAATCCATGCATTAGAATCCGAGTTCCTATACGTAAAATACCTCTTCCAACAACCTCTTTTTTTCTTCCCATAATACCCTTCCTCGTCTCCGTCCTCGTCGTTCTCCTGCTCCTCGTTGCAGTCTCGACCGTTGCCGCGACCGACGATCAGGCGAGTCTCGCCATTGTCGGTCCCGGCCCCATGGTTCGAGCCACGAGAGGATGAGTAGTGGGAGAGAGTAAAGCGAGAGGCTTCCTGGgttgggttgcggtgatggtggtggtggtggcgGCCGTTGGGGAAGGTGTCGGAGGGGAGAGGAGAGTGGCAAGCGGAGGACTCGGCGGGGTTTCGGATGTCGGAGCTGTTGGCGTGGGAGAGGGTGGAGGGGCTTTGTACGTAGTAAGAACAGGGATAAGAGTGGAAGAGAACGGCTTCTTGCTCTTCGGCAGCCTCCATCACACGGCGGAGAGAGTGGCGGAGAGATGATTTCTCTGACATGGGAGAAATAATGGGAGGCCTTTTAAACTTTTCAGAATAAagagtgaaaaagaaaaaaaaacgagaGGTTGCTTTTTAAGATGatatttaatggatttttttaattatataatatttgggAAATAATGTAGATCTGTCCAATGTTCTATGacaagtttcaattttttttaaaaaaattatattcttTAATGTATTGGAAAAGTTGTGGGgatgaaagaattaaaaatgaattggAAAAAGAATTAGTTAATGTTGTGGGATGTTTGTCCAAGGTTTCCTGTCTTCACTAAAAcacaatatttattatttcttatATAGCAAATTTTCATGttcgttatatatatatagattagTATTTTCAAgtcatttgataaattttatattcttgGGTTATCCTACATGCTAAtgttaaataatgaaataattataaaattttactttAAGAAAAAATAGTCCAAATGTCTTGCAAAATGAAGAAACTGAACACCAATGTGGCGTAAAGCCTCCGATTCAAGTCAGTAAAGGGTTAAGATGAATATTGGTAGTAGAGAAACAACATGTTGTATGTAATTGATATTATGTAAATGGACACTTAGACTTGTAAAAACACTCCATTAATTCATGAAACCACTGAGTCGTTACACTTCGAGCAGTTAACTCCACCACCTA contains:
- the LOC120091726 gene encoding uncharacterized protein LOC120091726 codes for the protein MSEKSSLRHSLRRVMEAAEEQEAVLFHSYPCSYYVQSPSTLSHANSSDIRNPAESSACHSPLPSDTFPNGRHHHHHHRNPTQEASRFTLSHYSSSRGSNHGAGTDNGETRLIVGRGNGRDCNEEQENDEDGDEEGYYGKKKRGCWKRYFTYRNSDSNAWICLQLSWRAIFSMGIALLVFYIVTNPPSPIISVKVGEIEEFMLGEGVDKTGVGTKILTCNCTMDVIVDNHSKLFGLHILPPSLHMSFGPLPIATSQGPRLYAESGTTTFHLSVGTSNKPMYGAGRDMEDKLESGMGLELTIRLNFISNYRVVWKFIRPHFHRHVECLLVLGKAYDRKRHTRSFNSTCLPS